Proteins found in one Paucidesulfovibrio gracilis DSM 16080 genomic segment:
- a CDS encoding ChbG/HpnK family deacetylase has product MFVIVNVDDLGLHPAVRRAVADLSERGIVTSSTLMANGPDLEAASQLGGVGLGVHLNVLRGKPVSEPGRVSTLISDQKLFLGDYGRLLARYLARKVDLREVEAEWDAQISRIQDLGVRPTHLDSEKHIHAWPGMMTVATRLARRHGIGWVRRPRERGWAWRMDKGGLRIKFLKVCSLRQRCPEQVRWPDHVWGIADQGDQLLPEAFKAYMAGSSDRVVEIVCHPGMPRENDPPLPADFGALRVGEQWRVEYDRLADPRWSDVLQSMQAQLVHYGQLQT; this is encoded by the coding sequence TACGCCGGGCCGTGGCGGATTTGTCGGAACGCGGGATAGTTACGTCTTCCACGCTCATGGCCAATGGGCCGGATCTGGAAGCGGCATCCCAATTGGGCGGCGTGGGTCTTGGCGTGCATCTCAATGTGCTGCGCGGCAAGCCCGTGTCCGAGCCGGGGCGCGTCTCCACGCTCATTTCGGACCAGAAGCTGTTTCTGGGGGACTATGGCAGGCTCCTTGCCCGCTACCTGGCCAGGAAGGTGGATCTCCGGGAGGTGGAGGCGGAATGGGATGCGCAAATCAGCCGGATTCAGGATCTTGGCGTGCGGCCGACCCACCTGGATAGCGAAAAGCACATCCACGCCTGGCCGGGCATGATGACCGTGGCCACGCGACTGGCCCGCAGGCACGGCATCGGCTGGGTCCGGCGGCCGCGGGAGCGGGGCTGGGCATGGCGCATGGACAAGGGTGGGCTGCGTATCAAGTTTCTCAAGGTCTGCTCCCTGCGGCAACGTTGTCCCGAGCAGGTTCGCTGGCCCGACCACGTCTGGGGAATCGCGGACCAGGGGGATCAATTGTTGCCCGAAGCGTTCAAAGCGTATATGGCGGGCAGCAGTGACCGTGTGGTGGAGATTGTCTGTCACCCCGGGATGCCCCGGGAAAACGATCCGCCTCTGCCGGCGGATTTCGGCGCCCTGCGTGTGGGCGAGCAATGGCGGGTGGAATATGACCGTCTGGCCGACCCGCGGTGGAGCGACGTTCTGCAATCCATGCAGGCGCAGCTCGTCCACTACGGACAGCTCCAGACCTGA